A stretch of Microbulbifer bruguierae DNA encodes these proteins:
- the epmB gene encoding EF-P beta-lysylation protein EpmB: MIQHRQPAREITTVKIAAEPPEQPHQDARRWQDEMNDLVTDPRELLKLLQLNPEQLPQLAAASALFQLRVPRPYLSRIRPGDPEDPLLLQVLPTGRELQPTPGFSDDPLEEANANPIPGVVHKYRGRLLLITAGQCAVNCRYCFRRAFPYGDNHLNRQQWQQALDYIRTQAELREVILSGGDPLVLSDRQLSWLGAELAQIPQLDKLRIHTRLPLVAPSRITQEFLDWFAGSRLKPVLVLHCNHANEIDREVRQALGKLKAAGVTLLNQSVLLRGVNDSEDALAALSETLFDAGVLPYYLHQLDRVQGAAHFEVSDERARALVESIRQRLPGYLVPRLVREVPAEKSKTPL; this comes from the coding sequence ATGATACAGCACCGCCAGCCCGCCCGTGAAATCACAACCGTCAAAATCGCCGCCGAACCCCCCGAGCAGCCACACCAGGACGCCCGCCGCTGGCAGGACGAAATGAATGATCTGGTCACCGATCCCCGGGAACTGCTGAAACTCCTGCAGCTGAATCCAGAGCAGCTGCCGCAACTGGCCGCCGCCAGCGCCCTGTTCCAGCTGCGGGTGCCGCGCCCTTACCTCAGCCGCATCCGCCCCGGCGACCCCGAAGACCCGCTGCTGCTGCAAGTATTGCCCACAGGCCGGGAACTGCAGCCCACCCCCGGGTTCAGCGACGACCCGCTGGAAGAAGCCAACGCCAATCCGATCCCCGGGGTAGTGCACAAGTACCGCGGCCGCCTGCTGCTGATCACCGCCGGCCAGTGCGCCGTCAACTGCCGCTACTGCTTCCGCCGCGCCTTTCCCTACGGTGACAACCACCTCAACCGGCAACAGTGGCAGCAGGCCCTCGACTATATCCGCACGCAAGCGGAGCTGCGGGAAGTCATCCTGAGTGGCGGTGACCCCCTGGTCTTGAGCGACCGCCAACTGTCGTGGCTCGGCGCTGAACTCGCGCAGATCCCGCAGCTCGACAAGCTGCGGATTCACACCCGTCTGCCACTGGTGGCGCCATCCCGAATCACCCAGGAGTTCCTCGACTGGTTTGCGGGCAGCCGCCTGAAACCGGTGCTGGTACTGCACTGCAACCACGCCAACGAAATCGACCGCGAGGTGCGCCAGGCACTGGGCAAACTGAAAGCTGCCGGTGTCACCCTGCTGAACCAGTCGGTACTGCTGCGCGGCGTCAACGACAGCGAAGACGCCCTCGCCGCACTGTCGGAAACCCTGTTCGACGCCGGCGTACTTCCCTACTACCTGCACCAGCTGGATCGCGTGCAGGGCGCCGCCCACTTCGAAGTCAGCGACGAGCGCGCCCGCGCCCTCGTCGAAAGTATCCGCCAGCGACTGCCCGGATACCTGGTACCCAGACTGGTGCGCGAAGTCCCGGCAGAAAAATCCAAGACTCCGCTGTAA
- the efp gene encoding elongation factor P, which yields MASYSTNEFKGGLKVMLDGDPCSIVENEFVKPGKGQAFNRVRLRNLKTGRVWERTFRSGESLEGADVMDRDMEYLYNDGEFFHFMEPESFEQHQADAATVGDAAKWLKEQDVCVVTLYNGAPLAVTPPNHVILEITDTDPGVRGDTAQGGTKPATLVTGAVVKVPLFLEIGDTIKVDTRSAEYLGRAKED from the coding sequence ATGGCTAGTTATTCCACTAACGAATTCAAAGGCGGTCTGAAGGTGATGCTGGACGGCGACCCTTGCTCCATTGTGGAGAACGAGTTCGTGAAGCCCGGTAAGGGCCAGGCGTTCAACCGTGTGAGACTGCGCAACCTGAAGACTGGTCGGGTCTGGGAGCGCACGTTCCGTTCCGGTGAGAGCCTGGAGGGTGCGGATGTGATGGACCGGGATATGGAATATCTCTACAACGATGGTGAGTTCTTTCATTTCATGGAGCCTGAGTCTTTTGAGCAGCATCAGGCGGATGCGGCGACTGTGGGCGATGCGGCCAAGTGGCTGAAGGAGCAGGATGTCTGCGTGGTGACGCTGTACAACGGTGCACCGCTGGCGGTAACTCCGCCGAACCACGTGATTCTGGAGATCACCGATACCGATCCGGGTGTGCGCGGTGATACTGCCCAGGGCGGTACCAAGCCGGCAACCCTGGTTACCGGTGCCGTGGTGAAGGTACCCCTGTTCCTGGAAATCGGTGACACCATCAAGGTAGATACCCGCTCCGCGGAATACCTGGGTCGTGCCAAGGAAGACTGA